The following proteins come from a genomic window of Phycisphaerae bacterium:
- a CDS encoding pyridoxal-phosphate dependent enzyme — translation MTERFPRLAERVPWTAIGQWPTPVYEAKKFASRHGLKALYVKREDLSHPVMAGNKVRGLEFLLGEARRRGARTIVTFSAEGSHHICKTAWHARQLGIDTVAVVVPQAEAPYVRENVRVAESVGARYVGANYATVVPKVIAELLSRRNRREGRRPYYVPPGGTSPLACLGHVGAALELKRQVEAGELPEPDYLYVALGSLGTAAGLAVGLKLAGLRTQLVGVVVSYRWYCTRGRWARMARRVNRLMRRMDESVPRVAIRAAELRTVGTALGAGYARATPEATALAAEFGDLEGIALDQTYTAKALHGAMQFIARGGWEERVHLFWHTYQGWKAGGELRMANGE, via the coding sequence TTGACCGAGAGATTCCCGCGATTAGCGGAGCGCGTGCCGTGGACCGCGATCGGGCAGTGGCCGACGCCGGTTTATGAGGCGAAGAAGTTCGCATCGCGCCATGGGCTCAAGGCGCTGTATGTAAAGCGCGAAGATCTGTCGCATCCGGTGATGGCGGGGAACAAGGTGCGCGGGCTGGAGTTCCTCTTGGGCGAGGCGCGGCGGCGCGGGGCGCGGACGATTGTCACGTTCAGTGCGGAAGGGAGCCATCATATCTGCAAGACCGCGTGGCATGCGCGGCAGTTGGGGATCGACACAGTCGCGGTGGTCGTGCCGCAGGCGGAGGCGCCGTATGTGCGGGAGAATGTGCGCGTCGCAGAGTCCGTCGGGGCGCGGTATGTGGGAGCGAATTATGCGACGGTCGTGCCGAAGGTGATCGCGGAGTTACTTTCGCGGCGGAACCGGCGCGAGGGGCGGCGACCGTACTATGTGCCGCCGGGGGGGACGAGCCCCTTGGCGTGTCTGGGGCATGTGGGGGCGGCGCTGGAACTCAAGCGGCAGGTGGAGGCGGGGGAATTGCCCGAGCCGGATTATCTGTACGTCGCGCTGGGGAGCCTGGGGACGGCGGCGGGGCTGGCGGTCGGATTGAAGCTCGCGGGGCTGCGGACACAGTTGGTGGGCGTCGTGGTGTCGTATCGCTGGTATTGCACGCGGGGGCGATGGGCGCGGATGGCGCGGCGGGTGAATCGGTTGATGCGGCGGATGGATGAGTCGGTGCCGCGAGTGGCGATTCGCGCGGCGGAGTTGCGGACGGTTGGTACGGCGCTGGGCGCGGGGTATGCGCGGGCGACGCCGGAGGCGACGGCGCTGGCGGCGGAGTTTGGCGATCTGGAGGGAATTGCGCTCGACCAGACATACACGGCGAAGGCGCTGCATGGGGCGATGCAGTTCATTGCGCGCGGCGGGTGGGAGGAGCGCGTGCATCTCTTCTGGCATACGTATCAGGGGTGGAAGGCGGGGGGAGAATTGCGAATGGCGAATGGCGAATAG
- a CDS encoding PepSY-like domain-containing protein, whose protein sequence is MKTKNHRRVGFVAGLLGVLGAAGLAAALDDEKVPLDQVPAAARRALEMQAGGAKFTEIEREVEHGVTVYEAEWMDHGTEHEASVSADGELLEVEENVPMDKAPAAVREAIGKHFGAGTKVVIEKTTVVYYEVEAKVDGKEKELYFSPTGRLHGEESDDGGDGDEVDDD, encoded by the coding sequence ATGAAAACGAAAAATCACAGACGAGTGGGGTTCGTTGCCGGATTGCTGGGGGTGCTGGGCGCGGCGGGGCTGGCTGCGGCGCTGGATGACGAGAAGGTGCCGCTGGACCAGGTCCCGGCGGCGGCGCGGCGGGCGCTGGAGATGCAGGCGGGCGGGGCGAAGTTCACGGAGATCGAGCGCGAGGTCGAGCACGGCGTGACGGTGTACGAGGCGGAGTGGATGGATCATGGGACGGAGCATGAGGCGAGCGTATCGGCCGACGGGGAATTGCTGGAGGTGGAGGAGAACGTGCCGATGGACAAAGCCCCCGCGGCAGTTCGCGAGGCGATCGGCAAACATTTCGGCGCCGGGACCAAAGTCGTCATCGAGAAGACGACGGTCGTCTACTATGAAGTGGAGGCGAAGGTCGACGGCAAGGAGAAGGAGCTTTACTTCTCGCCGACGGGGCGGCTGCACGGCGAGGAAAGCGACGACGGAGGCGATGGCGACGAGGTTGATGACGATTAA
- a CDS encoding isoprenylcysteine carboxylmethyltransferase family protein, whose amino-acid sequence MTSGLIARPYMTPAKQILIAVASTLLLTAITAALLFGSAGRLDVPIFWAALAVWAVQCLAITLGIDPDLLRERLRPGPGGRDRLGVFVMQLALFAHLLLAGLDVGRYHWSAIPLPAQIIALTINALAAVVLARAMFANRFFSPVVRLQSERGHHLIETGPYRVVRHPGYAAALVQALTSPVALGSWWSLVPMLLFTAIILRRTILEDRFLHDHLEGFPTYARRVRWRLIPSIW is encoded by the coding sequence ATGACATCGGGCCTCATTGCCCGACCATACATGACCCCCGCCAAACAAATCCTCATCGCCGTCGCCTCCACCCTCCTCCTGACCGCCATCACCGCCGCGCTCCTCTTCGGCTCCGCCGGTCGCCTCGACGTCCCCATCTTCTGGGCCGCACTCGCCGTGTGGGCCGTCCAATGCCTCGCCATCACGCTCGGAATCGACCCCGATCTCCTCCGCGAACGCCTCCGTCCCGGCCCCGGCGGTCGCGATCGCCTCGGCGTGTTCGTGATGCAGCTCGCCCTCTTCGCCCACCTCCTCCTCGCCGGCCTCGACGTCGGGCGCTACCACTGGTCCGCAATCCCGCTGCCGGCCCAAATCATCGCTCTGACGATCAACGCCCTCGCCGCCGTCGTTCTCGCCCGCGCGATGTTCGCCAACCGCTTCTTCTCCCCCGTCGTCCGCCTCCAATCCGAGCGCGGTCACCACCTGATCGAAACCGGCCCCTACCGCGTCGTCCGCCACCCCGGCTACGCCGCCGCCCTCGTGCAGGCGCTCACCAGCCCCGTCGCCCTCGGCTCCTGGTGGTCTCTCGTCCCCATGCTACTTTTCACCGCAATCATCCTCCGCCGCACCATCCTCGAAGACCGCTTCCTCCACGATCACCTCGAAGGCTTCCCCACCTACGCCCGCCGCGTCCGCTGGCGTCTAATACCCAGCATCTGGTAA
- a CDS encoding DUF3592 domain-containing protein yields the protein MRYVVGLMLVAFFLTGVGLFVAGVRGLLHRFAARGRLRSAEGEIIRIEKRQEITDNEMRRSAEYHYPEIKFNPEEGGETIFLSEIGAGARALRYTVGQKIAVLYDPDGKIPPMIDSWAGIWGPYLVRTIAGPAFIFAAGLIYWAFGNKIMGK from the coding sequence ATGCGATACGTCGTCGGCTTGATGTTGGTGGCTTTTTTTCTGACCGGCGTGGGCCTGTTTGTCGCGGGGGTGCGCGGACTTCTCCACCGGTTCGCGGCGCGCGGCCGTCTCCGGTCCGCCGAAGGCGAGATCATCCGGATCGAAAAGCGTCAGGAAATTACAGACAATGAAATGCGGAGGTCGGCCGAGTACCACTACCCGGAGATCAAGTTCAATCCTGAGGAGGGCGGCGAAACGATCTTCCTTTCCGAAATCGGCGCTGGCGCGCGGGCCTTGCGCTACACCGTCGGCCAGAAGATCGCCGTGCTCTACGACCCCGACGGCAAGATTCCGCCCATGATCGACTCATGGGCGGGCATCTGGGGGCCGTACCTGGTTCGCACGATCGCCGGCCCGGCCTTCATCTTCGCGGCCGGACTCATCTACTGGGCGTTCGGAAACAAGATTATGGGGAAGTAG
- a CDS encoding trehalose-6-phosphate synthase, translated as MRLVVVSNRLPVVLDQGESGWNGNLGAGGLVSALTPVLRRWKGLWIGWPGSLPVESTPSPSCFEKIGQRLGFTVEPVYLTPQEEKDFYQGFSNEIIWPLFHDLQSRCNFVPEYWTAYQAVEKKFADSVAEHVRKDDLIWVQDYHLMGLGRCLRGRGFSNKLGFFLHIPFPPPDIFCKLPWRTDILTGLLQYDTLGFQTPRDRDNFFDCIRKLLPEAHRRSRRAVVSLEYSRHLTHVGVFPIGIDYREFADLAASPAVTQRVTELRAQLTPGESLAPGQSPGARTQIVLAVDRLDYTKGIPDRLKAFRLALVRYPELHRKIALLQVVVPSRESVPEYQELKGEIERLVSQINGELTQPGWVPIHHVFRSIDREELVAYYRVADMALITPLKDGMNLVAKEYCACQVEGDGVLILSEFAGAAIQFKADAVLVNPYDLDRVADAVHRAATMNLKQRRPGMRRLRRIAEQQDVYWWVNRFLAACGIHESGNMKLDLTPAESVGSDKLHRGLEPLSARFRAMANGV; from the coding sequence ATGCGGCTCGTTGTCGTTTCCAACCGGCTCCCCGTCGTCCTCGATCAGGGCGAATCCGGATGGAACGGCAATCTCGGTGCGGGCGGTCTGGTCAGCGCTCTGACTCCGGTCCTTCGCCGCTGGAAGGGTCTGTGGATCGGCTGGCCCGGTTCGTTGCCTGTGGAGTCCACCCCTTCGCCGTCTTGCTTCGAGAAAATCGGTCAGCGCCTCGGCTTTACGGTCGAGCCCGTCTACCTTACTCCGCAGGAAGAAAAAGACTTTTACCAGGGATTCTCCAATGAGATCATCTGGCCGCTCTTCCACGACCTGCAATCGCGCTGCAATTTCGTCCCGGAGTACTGGACCGCCTACCAGGCCGTCGAGAAAAAGTTTGCCGATTCCGTGGCCGAGCATGTCCGCAAGGACGACCTCATCTGGGTCCAGGACTACCACTTGATGGGATTGGGCCGCTGCCTCCGCGGCCGCGGTTTCTCCAACAAGCTCGGGTTCTTCCTGCACATCCCCTTTCCCCCGCCCGACATCTTCTGCAAGCTCCCCTGGCGCACCGATATCCTCACCGGATTGCTGCAATACGACACCCTCGGCTTCCAGACCCCGCGCGATCGCGACAATTTCTTCGACTGCATCCGCAAACTTCTTCCCGAGGCCCATCGCCGTTCGCGCCGCGCCGTCGTCAGTCTCGAATACTCCAGGCACCTGACCCACGTCGGCGTCTTTCCCATCGGAATCGACTACCGCGAATTCGCCGACCTCGCCGCCAGTCCCGCCGTCACCCAGCGCGTCACAGAGCTGCGCGCGCAATTGACCCCCGGTGAATCGTTGGCTCCTGGACAATCGCCCGGGGCCAGGACGCAGATCGTCCTCGCCGTCGATCGGCTCGACTACACCAAAGGCATCCCGGATCGACTCAAGGCCTTTCGCCTCGCCCTCGTCCGCTACCCCGAGCTGCATCGCAAGATCGCCCTCCTCCAGGTCGTCGTCCCCAGCCGCGAGTCCGTCCCCGAGTATCAGGAACTCAAGGGCGAGATCGAGCGCCTCGTCTCCCAGATCAACGGCGAACTGACCCAGCCCGGCTGGGTACCCATCCATCATGTGTTTCGCAGCATCGATCGCGAGGAACTCGTCGCCTATTATCGCGTCGCGGACATGGCCCTGATCACCCCGCTCAAGGACGGCATGAACCTCGTCGCCAAGGAATATTGCGCCTGCCAGGTGGAAGGCGACGGGGTCCTCATCCTCAGCGAATTCGCCGGCGCCGCCATCCAGTTCAAGGCCGACGCCGTCCTCGTCAACCCCTACGACCTCGATCGCGTCGCCGATGCCGTCCACCGCGCCGCCACGATGAACCTTAAACAACGCCGCCCCGGCATGCGCCGCCTCCGCCGAATCGCCGAACAACAGGACGTGTACTGGTGGGTGAACCGCTTCCTCGCCGCCTGTGGCATCCACGAATCCGGCAATATGAAGCTCGATTTAACCCCCGCTGAGTCAGTGGGGAGCGACAAGCTCCACCGTGGCCTCGAACCCCTGTCGGCGAGGTTCCGAGCGATGGCCAATGGAGTGTAA
- a CDS encoding alpha/beta hydrolase-fold protein — MSGFPYLRSSTACLLIWFLNVAVASGATTTFRVEVPASTPVSDVIYIAGNFQGWNPGNPAYALTEQPDGRWQITLSLPDGNPIQYKFTRGNWQTVEKGPNGEEIPNRTYTPQGTETINHVVANWADIPPSTITGHVESFVYAPFLAGRRCWVYLPPDYFQSTARYPVLYMHDGQNLFDQFTSFAGEWRVDETCELLIGNREIEPIIVVGIENSAARCNEYTPWFSASQGCGGGGDVYLQAIRDVLIPEVDQRYRTRTGPANTYMAGSSLGGLITVYAGYAYDGVWGRIAGVSPSYWWANQAMLNYAAAGSKPETLTHFYQDMGTLESGLANLQAMRDIAVSQGFVEGEDFLSVEAQGHTHNEYYWALRLPNILRYLIDPPPIYPGDMNCDGDVDTANDLPLFIDALLDPTGYTSPPGCVIEQADMNGDQTCDGLDIADFVVAVLQ; from the coding sequence GTGAGCGGATTTCCATACCTTCGCTCGTCTACCGCCTGCCTTCTGATTTGGTTTTTGAACGTGGCCGTCGCGAGTGGCGCCACAACGACCTTCCGGGTGGAGGTTCCAGCATCGACCCCGGTGAGCGACGTGATCTACATTGCCGGAAACTTCCAAGGCTGGAATCCCGGCAATCCCGCATACGCGCTGACCGAGCAACCAGATGGCAGATGGCAGATCACGCTGAGCCTGCCGGATGGCAACCCGATCCAATACAAATTCACCCGAGGCAACTGGCAGACGGTCGAGAAGGGCCCCAACGGCGAGGAAATCCCCAATCGGACCTACACGCCCCAGGGTACCGAGACGATCAACCACGTCGTCGCAAATTGGGCTGACATACCGCCATCAACCATCACCGGCCACGTTGAGTCGTTTGTGTACGCCCCGTTCCTTGCGGGCCGTCGTTGCTGGGTCTATCTGCCTCCCGATTACTTCCAGAGCACCGCCCGCTATCCCGTACTGTACATGCATGACGGACAGAATCTTTTCGACCAGTTCACCAGCTTCGCAGGCGAATGGCGAGTGGACGAAACCTGCGAATTGCTCATCGGCAACCGCGAGATCGAGCCGATTATTGTGGTCGGGATTGAGAACAGTGCCGCCCGGTGCAACGAATACACGCCGTGGTTCAGCGCTTCTCAGGGATGCGGCGGCGGCGGCGATGTCTACCTCCAGGCGATTCGAGACGTGCTGATCCCGGAAGTGGACCAGCGCTATCGGACCCGGACGGGGCCTGCGAACACTTACATGGCGGGCTCGTCGTTGGGAGGGTTGATCACCGTGTATGCAGGGTATGCATACGATGGTGTCTGGGGTCGTATCGCGGGAGTGTCTCCCTCTTACTGGTGGGCGAATCAGGCGATGCTCAACTATGCAGCCGCCGGGTCGAAGCCCGAAACCCTGACGCACTTCTATCAGGACATGGGAACGCTTGAATCTGGACTCGCCAATCTACAGGCGATGCGTGACATCGCGGTCAGCCAGGGGTTTGTTGAAGGCGAAGATTTCCTCTCCGTGGAGGCTCAGGGCCACACGCACAACGAATATTACTGGGCGCTCCGCCTGCCCAACATCCTGCGATACTTGATCGATCCCCCGCCGATATATCCGGGCGACATGAACTGCGACGGCGATGTGGACACGGCCAACGACTTGCCCCTCTTTATTGACGCCCTGCTGGACCCGACTGGCTACACCTCACCGCCCGGCTGCGTCATCGAGCAGGCAGATATGAACGGCGACCAAACCTGCGACGGCTTGGACATCGCTGACTTTGTCGTCGCAGTGCTTCAATGA
- a CDS encoding type II toxin-antitoxin system RelE/ParE family toxin, with protein MPQTQVLFYQDDKGHAPVVDWLTDLRKRDAVAYSNCVATIHRLAAAGHELRRPTADYLRDKIYELRAKRGRVNYRILYFFHGRNVAILAHALTKEDKVPIADIERAIRRRELYEANPKKHTYQETARPSQNR; from the coding sequence TTGCCTCAAACGCAGGTGCTCTTTTACCAGGACGACAAGGGGCACGCCCCGGTCGTCGATTGGCTTACGGACCTTCGTAAACGCGACGCCGTCGCCTACTCAAACTGCGTTGCGACGATACACCGCCTGGCCGCCGCCGGGCACGAACTTCGTCGGCCGACAGCCGATTACTTGAGGGACAAGATCTATGAGTTGCGCGCCAAGCGAGGCCGAGTCAACTATCGGATATTGTATTTCTTCCACGGTCGAAACGTGGCGATCCTTGCCCACGCCCTGACCAAGGAAGACAAAGTGCCGATCGCCGACATCGAACGAGCGATCCGGCGTCGAGAGTTATATGAAGCGAACCCGAAGAAACACACATACCAGGAAACGGCCCGCCCGTCGCAAAACCGCTGA
- a CDS encoding class I SAM-dependent methyltransferase codes for MTRSAEMDLPTLDEPCPLCDHRPAGLLHRTAGRSFWRCGNCALIFVPAKERPDAAAEKARYDLHENDPEDPRYQRFLAPLCEAIVRATRPGAQGLDFGCGPGPALAAMLRRAGREVSLFDPYYAVEEEVWRRRYDFVAASEVFEHLHQPRRELERIFGVLRAGGVLGIMTCMAPDSADAFAAWHYRRDPTHVCFYSRPVFAYIAARWGAAVDFPADHVVLLTRSER; via the coding sequence ATGACGCGATCCGCTGAAATGGACCTGCCCACGCTCGATGAGCCGTGTCCGCTCTGCGATCATCGTCCTGCAGGGCTGCTGCATCGAACCGCGGGGCGGAGCTTTTGGCGATGCGGAAACTGTGCGCTGATTTTTGTCCCGGCGAAGGAGCGACCGGACGCCGCGGCGGAAAAGGCCCGCTACGACCTGCACGAGAACGATCCGGAGGACCCGCGGTATCAGCGATTTCTCGCGCCGCTGTGTGAGGCGATCGTGCGGGCGACGCGGCCGGGCGCCCAGGGGCTCGATTTTGGCTGCGGCCCGGGGCCGGCGCTGGCGGCGATGCTGCGTCGCGCGGGCCGGGAGGTATCGCTCTTCGATCCCTACTACGCGGTGGAGGAGGAGGTGTGGCGCCGCCGTTATGATTTCGTTGCGGCCTCCGAGGTCTTTGAGCATCTCCATCAGCCGCGTCGGGAACTGGAACGCATTTTTGGCGTACTGCGGGCCGGAGGGGTGCTGGGGATCATGACGTGCATGGCCCCGGACTCGGCGGACGCTTTCGCGGCATGGCATTACCGCCGCGACCCCACGCATGTTTGCTTTTACAGCCGACCGGTGTTCGCGTACATCGCGGCGAGGTGGGGCGCCGCCGTGGACTTTCCGGCCGACCATGTGGTGCTGCTCACCCGAAGCGAACGCTGA
- a CDS encoding helix-turn-helix transcriptional regulator, whose amino-acid sequence MVAQATLHAQVAEMLYEARTRAGLTQRQLADLAGTKQPVIARLENADYNGHSLTMLQRIAKALHRRLDIRLIPATT is encoded by the coding sequence ATGGTCGCGCAGGCAACGCTCCATGCCCAGGTCGCCGAAATGCTCTACGAGGCCCGCACCAGAGCCGGTCTGACGCAGCGACAGCTTGCCGATTTGGCCGGAACCAAGCAGCCGGTCATCGCCCGTCTCGAAAACGCCGACTACAACGGTCACTCCCTCACGATGCTCCAGCGCATCGCCAAGGCCCTCCATCGCCGCCTTGACATCCGTTTAATTCCCGCCACGACGTAA
- the otsB gene encoding trehalose-phosphatase — translation MSDAPDSLTARIADLARASVLLVATDFDGTVAPIVDDPARAEMNRETAVALRYLAGLPQTHVAVISGRALADLAQKTNEVGELHLIGSHGSEFDPSFALGLADDAAALLDSLKSELQSLAGALPGAMLETKPSSLAFHYRNADEARAAETVRTILDGSAHRPGVHVRHGKKVVELSVVETNKGAALERVRQRLGATAAIFIGDDVTDEDAFGVLRGFDVGVKVGPGETLARFRIDDSNDVARTLAQLAEARAAWLAGAEAVPIVQHSILSDQRTVAVVAPGGRIVWLCLPRIDSPALFAELLGGPHAGYFDIRPAPQSLNPSIPQSLYLGDTFILRTEWPHFTVTDYMDTSAGRAFQRAGRTDLLRVIEPQASGPKPQVLIRFAPRLDFGRIPTHLSVAEDGLIIEGVVDPIVLRAPGVNWKIEDDGAHHTATAIVELSDQPLVLELRYGTGSLAPSSVAEPNRRAQTERSWSGWAGSLTLPSLQPDLVRRSALVLKALTYGPTGAIAAAATTSLPEHAGGIRNWDYRYCWPRDAAMAAAALVQLGNIGPGTKFLDWVIGILEGYEPGALLRPVYTVSGGHLGSEADIPELAGYRGSRPVRVGNAAAQQVQLDVCGPIADLIAQLAEHGAALSSEHWHLVNIMVSAVAERWREPDHGIWEVRLPRRHHIHSKVMCWQTVDRGLAIARYLGRRKPEWEALRKEIADDVLTQGWNEDTRAFCGTYGSADANAATLSIALAGLLPATDPRFLSTVAHIERELLVDSAVYRYRTDDGLPGVEGAFNLCTLWLADAYIALGRRDEAHALFENFCRLAGPTGLLAEEYDPENKIALGNFPQAYSHLALIQTAVRLSGAG, via the coding sequence GTGTCCGACGCACCCGACTCCCTGACCGCCCGCATCGCCGACCTCGCCCGCGCCTCCGTCCTCCTCGTCGCCACCGACTTTGACGGAACCGTCGCCCCCATCGTCGACGATCCCGCCCGCGCCGAGATGAATCGCGAGACTGCCGTCGCCCTCCGCTACCTCGCCGGTCTCCCCCAAACCCACGTCGCCGTTATCTCCGGCCGCGCCCTCGCCGACCTTGCCCAGAAAACCAATGAGGTCGGTGAATTGCACCTTATCGGCTCCCACGGCAGCGAGTTCGATCCCAGCTTCGCCCTCGGACTCGCCGATGACGCGGCCGCGTTGCTGGACTCCCTGAAGAGTGAGCTTCAATCGCTGGCCGGCGCCCTGCCCGGCGCGATGCTGGAGACTAAACCCTCGTCCCTCGCCTTCCATTACCGCAACGCCGACGAAGCACGCGCCGCCGAGACCGTTCGGACGATCCTCGACGGCTCGGCGCACCGGCCCGGCGTGCACGTCCGCCACGGGAAAAAAGTCGTCGAACTCAGCGTCGTCGAGACGAATAAAGGCGCCGCTCTGGAGCGCGTCCGCCAGCGCCTCGGCGCCACCGCCGCCATCTTCATCGGCGACGACGTGACGGATGAGGACGCGTTCGGCGTCCTTCGCGGCTTCGATGTGGGCGTCAAGGTCGGGCCCGGCGAAACCCTGGCCCGCTTCCGCATCGACGACTCCAACGACGTCGCCCGCACCCTCGCCCAACTGGCCGAAGCCCGCGCCGCCTGGCTCGCCGGCGCCGAGGCCGTCCCCATCGTGCAGCACTCCATCCTCTCCGACCAGCGCACCGTCGCCGTCGTCGCGCCGGGCGGTCGCATCGTTTGGCTCTGCCTCCCGCGCATCGACTCCCCGGCCCTCTTCGCCGAACTCCTCGGCGGCCCCCACGCCGGCTACTTCGACATTCGCCCCGCCCCTCAATCCCTTAATCCCTCAATCCCTCAATCCCTCTATCTCGGCGACACCTTCATCCTCCGAACCGAGTGGCCTCACTTCACCGTCACCGACTACATGGACACCTCCGCTGGTCGCGCCTTCCAACGCGCCGGTCGCACCGACCTGCTGCGTGTGATTGAGCCTCAAGCCTCTGGACCCAAGCCTCAAGTCTTGATCCGCTTCGCCCCCCGCCTCGACTTCGGGCGTATACCCACGCACCTCAGCGTCGCCGAAGACGGCCTCATCATCGAAGGCGTCGTCGACCCCATCGTCCTCCGCGCCCCGGGCGTCAACTGGAAGATCGAGGACGACGGCGCTCATCACACCGCCACTGCCATCGTCGAACTCTCCGATCAGCCGCTGGTACTTGAACTCCGTTATGGAACCGGCAGCCTCGCGCCCTCTTCCGTCGCCGAACCCAACCGCCGCGCCCAGACCGAGCGCTCCTGGAGCGGTTGGGCCGGGAGCCTCACACTGCCTTCCCTGCAGCCCGATCTCGTCCGCCGCAGCGCCCTCGTCCTCAAGGCCCTGACCTATGGCCCGACCGGCGCGATCGCCGCCGCCGCCACGACCAGCCTTCCCGAACACGCCGGCGGTATCCGCAACTGGGACTATCGCTACTGCTGGCCGCGCGACGCCGCCATGGCCGCCGCCGCCCTCGTCCAGCTCGGCAACATCGGCCCCGGCACAAAGTTCCTCGACTGGGTCATCGGAATCCTCGAAGGCTACGAGCCCGGCGCGCTCTTGCGCCCCGTCTACACCGTCTCCGGCGGTCACCTCGGCTCCGAGGCCGACATCCCTGAACTCGCCGGCTATCGCGGCAGCCGCCCTGTCCGCGTGGGCAACGCCGCCGCACAACAGGTCCAGCTCGACGTCTGTGGGCCGATTGCCGACCTCATCGCGCAGCTCGCCGAGCACGGCGCGGCCCTCTCCTCCGAGCACTGGCATCTTGTAAATATCATGGTCTCCGCCGTCGCCGAACGTTGGCGCGAGCCCGACCACGGCATCTGGGAAGTCCGCCTCCCCCGCCGCCATCATATCCACTCCAAGGTCATGTGCTGGCAGACCGTCGACCGCGGACTCGCCATCGCCCGTTACCTCGGCCGCCGCAAGCCCGAGTGGGAGGCCCTGCGCAAGGAAATCGCCGACGACGTCCTCACGCAAGGCTGGAACGAAGACACCCGCGCCTTCTGCGGGACCTACGGCAGCGCCGACGCCAACGCTGCCACCCTCTCCATCGCCCTCGCCGGTCTCCTCCCCGCGACCGACCCGCGCTTCCTCTCCACCGTCGCGCACATCGAACGCGAACTCCTCGTCGACTCCGCCGTCTACCGCTACCGCACCGACGACGGTCTGCCCGGCGTCGAAGGCGCCTTCAACCTCTGCACCCTCTGGCTGGCCGACGCGTACATTGCCCTCGGCCGCCGCGACGAGGCCCACGCCCTCTTCGAAAACTTCTGCCGCCTCGCCGGCCCCACCGGTCTCCTCGCCGAGGAATACGACCCCGAAAACAAAATCGCCCTCGGCAACTTCCCCCAGGCCTACTCCCACCTCGCCCTCATCCAAACCGCCGTCCGCCTCAGCGGAGCGGGCTGA